Part of the Bradyrhizobium sp. AZCC 1721 genome, ACAATGGTCCGCCTGGACGACGGCTTGATGCACAGGTGTCAGTAGCAAAGGAGTAATGCGAAATTCTCTCCTCCGTCATTGCGAGGAGCAACGCGACGAAGCAATCCATGCCTCCGCGTGTTGAGCCATGGATTGCTTCGCTTCGCTCGCAATGACGGGGGAGAGGTCCGTGTGCCCCTCAGCTCATTTCCCGTAAGCTTCCCGCATCTTCGCCTGGATCTTGGCCATGCCCGCGATCCAGCGGTCGTAATTCTCGGTCTTCTTGCGCATGTAGCCGAGCACCTGCGGGTGCGGCAGGATCACAAAGGTTTCCTCTTCCAGCCCCTTCAGCACGTCCTGTGCTACCTGCTCCGGCGAGAGATCGCCGTCGCCCGATTGCGGGCCCTTCGGGATCGAGCGCAGCATGTTGGTGTCGACGCCCTGCGGGCACAGGATCGAAACCTTGATGTTGTCGGCCTTGTGCGAGATCGCGAGATTCTCTGCAAAGCCGACTGCGGCATGCTTGGTGGTCGAGTAGGCCGGGCTGCCGACCTGCGACAATAGTCCCGCCGCCGAGATCGTGTTGAGGAAATAGCCGCCGCCGCGCGCCTTCATGCGCGGGATCAAATGCCGCGCCGCATAGACATGGGCCATCACATGAACGGCCCAGCTTCGCTGCCACGGTTCGTCGGAGTTTCCGCCGGCATTCACCGACAGTGGATCGAAACCGCCGCCGATGCCGGCATTGGAGCAGAACAGCGCAATCGGGCCGAATTGATGCTCGGTCTCCTCGATGACGTGAAGGACGTCCTTCTCTTTTCCGACATCGCATTTGAAGGCCGCCCCACTGATCGGAGTGGCGACGGCTCGCGCGCCATCGGGATCGATATCGGCAACAACGATCTTGGCGGCGCCTTCACGATGAAAGGCCTCGCACATCGCCTTGCCGATGCCATTGGCGCCACCGGTGACGACCACGACTTTGCCTGTCACCTGCATGGTCGCTCTCTCCCGTTTGTTATGATCCTACGTCAGGACCACCATATCGAGAATAGCCGTATAATGGCAGGCGGCGCCGAGCAAGACGAAGCCGTGCCAGATCGCGTTCTGGAAGCGCAACCGCTGCCAGGAATGGAAGATCACCCCAAGGCTATAGAGCACGCCGCCTGCCACCAAAAAGCCCAGCGCCAGCGGCGGCACCGCCTTCACCACGGCGTCGTAAAGCGTGACGCCGCTCCAGCCCAAGGCGAGATAGAGGCCGACCGCCAAACGATCGTATCGCCCCGGCAGCGCCAGTTTCAGCACCACACCGGCAATCGCGATGCACCACACCCCGGTCAGCAGCGCGATCGCGAGATAGCTGTCCCGGAGTTCCACGATGAACGGGGTATAGGTCGCGGCGATCAAGAGATAGATCGCCGAATGATCGAAGCGGCGCAGCACCCATTTGGCGCGCGACACCGGCCAGAGATTATAGACCGCCGACAATGTCAGCATCGCGAGCAGGCCTGTGACGTAAACGGACACCACGGTAATTTCGAACGCACCGGCATAGACCGCCGTCAGCACGATCAGGGCGGTGGCGGCGATGAGCCCGAAACAGACGCCGACGATATGCACGACGCCATCGGCGATCAGCTCGGCGCGGTCGTAATTCCAGTGCATGGCGCCAGCCGCCGCATGGATGGATGTCGAGGCGATTTGTTTCAGTCTGAAGATAGTCATGCAGGTCCGCAGTACGTGGTGAGGGAGCGATTATATATGGGTCTTCCGAGGTCAACGAACCGTTCACGCCGCCGGCTCCAGGGCCGTCGCCATGCGCTTTCGCTGACGATGCCAGTATCCCGTCGCCGTGGCATTTTCGTGCAGCCGGTAACCGCCGGATATCCCGAGCGGATTCGCTCGTCAGACGATCACAAGCGCTTGATTTCGGTCCGCCAATCGCCACTTCTCCGGTAATTGCACACCAACGCCCCTCTCGAGCTTTCCGCCCCGTATGGCCCCCAGTTTTTCAGATATCGTCGAGGAAGCGCGCCTGTCGGCGCGGGCGCTGCTGGACTACGGCGACAGCTTTTTCAATCCCACTGTGCGGCTCGGCGTCACCGGCCTGTCGCGAGCCGGCAAGACCGTGTTCATCACGGCGCTGATCCACGGCCTGACCCGCGGCGGCCGGTTTCCGGTGTTCGAACCCTACGCCTCGGGCCGGATCGCAGGCGCCCGGCTCGCGCCGCAGCCGGACGACGCGGTGCCGCGCTTCGACTATGAAAACCACGTCCGCACCCTCATCGAGCAGCGGCGCTGGCCGAACTCGACCACTGACATCTCTGAATTGCGCCTCGTCATCGATTACCAGCGGCAGAACGGCGCGGACCGCACGCTCACCATCGACATCGTCGATTACCCCGGCGAATGGCTGCTCGATTTACCGCTGCTCAACAGGAGTTTCGAGCAATGGTCGGCCGAGAGTCTTGCGCTGTCGCGCGAAGGCCCGCGGGCAACACTCGCCGCGCCCTGGCACGCGCATCTGAAGGCGCTTCAACCCGAGAGCCGCGAGAACGAGCAGGCGACGCTCGCCGCCGCAAGACTTTTCACCGATTATTTGCGCGCCTGCCGCGACGAACGGTTTGCCATGAGCCTGCTGCCGCCCGGACGTTTCCTGATGCCGGGCAACCTCGCAGGATCGCCGGCGCTGACCTTCGCCCCGCTCGACGTGCCCATTGATGGCGCCGCGCCCGACGGTTCGCTGTGGGCGATGATGCGGCGGCGCTATGAAGCCTACAAGGACGTCGTGGTGCGCCCGTTCTTCCGCGATCATTTTGCGCGGCTCGACCGCCAGATCGTGCTGGTCGATGCGCTCGCGGCCTTCAATGCCGGGCCCGAGGCGCTGCACGATCTCGAAGCCGCGCTTGCCGGCATTCTCGATTGCTTCCGGATCGGTCGCAGCACCATCCTCAGCAGCTTGTTTCGTCCGCGGATCGACCGGATTCTGTTTGCCGCCACCAAGGCCGATCATCTGCACCATTCCAGCCACGACCGGCTCGAAGCCGTGCTACGGCGGGCCGCCGCCAAGGCAGCCGACCGCGCCGAATATGCCGGCGCCGCCATCGACGTGGTCGCGCTATCAGCGGTACGCGCCACGCGCGAGGCAATGGTTACGCGCGGCCGGGAGAAGCTGCCGTCGATCCTCGGCACGCCCGCGCCCGGCGAGACCGCCAATGGCGAGGCCTTCGATGGCGAGACCGAAGTGGCGACCTTTCCGGGTGATCTCCCCGCCGATCCCGAAGAACTGTTCAAGGGCGGCTTTCGCGGCCTTTCCAGCATACCGTCCGACAGCGCCGATTTCCGCTTCCTGCGCTTCCGGCCGCCGCTGCTGGAGCGCACCGGCAAGGACGAGCCCGCGCTGCCTCACATCCGCCTCGACCGCGCCCTTCAGTTCCTGATCGGAGACCGACTGCAATGAGCGAGAAAACGCCGCATCGGCGACCGGCGACGTTCAAGCTCGGCGATCCCGGCGTCATCGTGATAGACCCGGACGACACCGGCCGCCCTGCCCGCGGCACGGTGCAGATCACACCGGAGGCGGATCCGGCGCTGTTGCCCGTTCCACTCGATGCACCGAGGGTCCCGATGCGCCGCGGCTTTCGCTGGGGCGCGCTGTTCTGGTCGGCTATCGGCGGGCTGGTGCTGCTCGGCACAGGGCTCGGCGTCGTCAACCTGATCGAGGACCTGTTCGCGCGCAGCCAGACATTGGGCTACGTCGCGCTGGCATTTGCGGCGGCGGCCGGACTGGCGCTGACCGTCGTCATCGCGCGCGAGGCGTTCGGGCTGGCGCGGCTGGCGGCGATCGAAAAGCTGCACCAGCGCGCCACTGAAGTGCTGCGCAGCGACGACCGCGCCGAGAGCCGCGCCGTCGTCAACGAACTCCTCAAGCTCGCGCATCAAAACCCGCAACTGGCGCGCGCCCGCGCCACGCTTGCCAGCCACGCCGACGACATCATCGATGGCGCCGACATGATCAAGCTTGCCGAGCGCGAACTGATGGCGCCGCTGGATGAGGAGGCGCGCCGGCTGGTTTCAACGGCCGCGCAGCGCGTTTCGGTCGTGACCGCGGTGAGCCCACGCGCGCTGATCGACGTGCTGTTCGTGTTCGTCGCCGCGATGCGCTTGATCCGGCAACTGGCGCGGCTCTATGGCGGCCGCCCCGGCACGCTCGGCATGATCAGCCTGTTGCGCCAAATCATCGGCCATCTCGCCATCACCGGCGGCATGGCGGTGGGCGACAGCCTGGTGCAGCAGATGCTCGGCCACGGTATCGCGGCAAAGCTCTCGCAACGGCTCGGCGAGGGCGTGCTCAACGGCCTGCTGACGGCAAGGCTGGGATTGGCCGCGATCGATGTGACGCGCCCGCTGCCGTTCACGGCATTACCGCGGCCTGCGCTCTCCGATCTCGCCAAGGACCTTTTGAGCAAGCGCGAAGATGAGGCGTAAGCCAATCGCCACGGCATCTGCTCTCACCGTCATTCCGGGCGCGACGAGCGGTGTCTGACGCGGGGGTCCGTACCATCAGATCGATGTCACCTATGAATACCGCGAGCCCCGCGGCAGTTACTTTCTATCCGTCCTATATCGAGCAACGCAATTTTCGGAAATGGCTTGGTGGCGCGTCCTGTTCTTTGACGCTATTTTCTTTGCTCCCACTGGATGAATTTCTCAAGCAGAGCTTCGGATTTTTCGGGCGCCTTAGCCGTTCCAGCGGAGGCGGGTTCGGAAACAGCACGTTCCGGGCTATTGCTTTCTTGTGATTGTTGAAACTGCATGAAACCGTGTAGCAGCTCTTGGGAGTCTTTGGGCGTCGTTTGAGCCGGTGTAGCCAATGCGGGAGTGGAAATGGAAACAGCGAGCTCCGAGCGATCGCGTTCTAACTTTGGAACTAGGTTAAAAAAGATGAGCGCCACGACCACAGCGACACCGATTGCTGCGGCAACTCCACCCGCAACGGCAAACAGCGCGCGTCGTGGACGGCGTTCGTGAGCGAGTTGCAACTCCAGCGGATGCCGGTTGGATTTGGCGAAGGCTTCCTCACGCATCTCATCAAAACGAGACCGAGAGGAAGTGGGAGGCAAATGGTCCGATCTCGTCTGTGTCGCGTTAGATCGATGGGCCGCTTCACTGCGCACCGCGCGCGGTGCGTAGTAAAGAGGATCGTCTGGACTATGGGGCGCGGAATGTTCGTCCGAACGGATGAAACTCATTTGCACTGCTCCTCACGACGCCAAAATTGCTACTCCGGTGCTTTGGTATGGGCGAGATTGTCGTCGCGAAATCCTAGCGAGTCAGTTGCGTTGAGTCATCTCTAAATCACTAGGTCTGTCATCTGTGACGTCGTATGTGACTGCCCGACGAGCAAATCACTTCTGATTTTCAGAAATCGTGTCAAGCCCAGGAACCAAAAATATTCCGCTTAACTTCCGGAGCAAATCATCGGCATAACTGCGCCCGTCTCACCCATTGAGGGGCGCTCGCGATCGTCACGAACGTGCGGTGAGATGCGATGGACGCGGAATGCGCAAGACGTAGGCGCAGGAAGCGTACGGCGAAGTCGTGTGGTTCGGGCGCCGCGGTGCTGGCGTTAAGTCTGCGGGAAGTGTCCCGCCGACGACGGAGGCAAAAGAGCCGTTCTCCGGGAAGAGCGCGAAGTAAGCCGTAAAGCCATTGCGCAGGGAAGGCCGGGATGCTCCCGCTGTACCTGTATGCTCGTGTGCGTTTTTGCTTTGCGCACTTGCATACGAGACCGCGGGTGCGGCAAGCACCCGGTCTTCCCTGCGCCCTCTGAATGAGAGGGCGGGAAAAGAAGATGCAAACCTCGGGCTAAACATGTCGCGAGAATGCGAAACTGTAGCCACACGTCATTGCGAGCGAAGCGAAGCAATCCATTGCCACCTCATACGCGGAAAGATGGATTGCTTCGCTTCGCTCGCAATGACGTGGAAAGGCCACGGCGTACTGGCCCCCCGCATGCGCGGGGGATGACGACCTCACGAAAGGCGATTGTCATGCGCCTCGCGCCCCGCCAGCACACGCCAGCGGAACAGCGGCGAATCCGGCGGCGGCGAGAGTTCGGGGGTCCAGCCCGTCAATTTTTCCAGCGCGTAGGTATCCATCACCATCCCGCGCCAGACGCGCTCGACCCGCTCCAGCGGCTGCCGCTTCGCGGTGGTGAGATTCCAGAGCGGCAGGCGATGGTCCGGCTCACGGGCGACGTAGAGGCCGGGATGATCCTTGATCAGGTTCATGCCGGGATCGCGAAAGCCTTGAAACCGTCCGCGCTCGTTGATCTGGATGACCGGCACCTGCCCTTTGAAATACCAGCGCAACATTGCATAGGTGCGATAATCCGACGTCGCGATCCAGCTCGCACCGGTCTCTCGCAACTGATCCCGCGCGCGCGTCGCGACTTGCTCATAACCGGCCTCGCCACCGATCGGATCGGTCCTGCCGATAAAATTCCAGGGCGCCGCGATATAATAGAAGAACACGCCGACCACGAAGGCGATGCCGGAGATCACCGCCACCCTCGCCCACCGGAACGTCGATTGGACCATCCACTCCGAAAAGCCCTCACGCGGCAGCATGACGAGGTTGATGGCGGTCGCGGCAAAGCCGGCGGGCCACAGGAACATCGGCCAGGTGTCGCCGACCCGCAGGGTCAGCGACTTCCAGAGGAAATAGAGGAAAGGCACCAGCACGGCGGTCGACAGCAGGATCGCGACCGGCTCGCGGGTGCGGTAGCCGCGCCAGGCCGTCAGCATGACGCCGGACAGCACCACCGGCAGCAGCACGAAGCCGACGAGACCGAACTGCAGGCCGATGAATTCGCCGACAGTGCGGAGCGACAATTGATGGGTCGCGACCGCGCGCACGAACTGGAAACGGAACGAGGCCCAATCGTGCTGCGCATTCCAGATCAGTACCGGCGAAAACACGATCGCCGCGATCAGCGCTGCCCGCCATGGATACTGGCTGAGCAGCCAGCGGCGGCGCCAGTCCGGCACCAGCACGAACGCCACAACCGCCGGCAACAGCATGATCGCGGTGAACTTCGACAGCAGCGCCAACCCTGCGAACAGTCCCGCGGCAAGCCACCAGCGAGGGTTGCCGCTCTCATGCAGCCGCACCAGCGCCCACAGCATGGCGACCGCAAACGGGATCATCGCGGTGTCGGGCGCGACCTTCGCCATCAGCAGCCCGTAATACAGCGCTGCTTCCGGCAACAGCATGGCGAAGATCACGGCGCGAACATCATGCGTCACGCGCCGGACGATGTCGGCGAGCAGGAGCTGCGTGACCAGCATCGCGACGATGCCGCCGAAACGCACGCCGAGATTGGTGTCGCCGAAGATCGCGGTGCCGAACCGGATCAGCCAGGCGATGCCGGGCGGATGATCGAGAAAAGCGAGCGCGCTCTCCTTCGACCAGGTCCAGTAATAGGCCTCGTCGGTACGGAGATCGAGCACGCTGGCATAGACCAGCCGCATCGCCGTCAACGCGGCGATCAGCAACGCCACGGCAAGCCAGGGCGGCGTGGCAGAACGGTCCGGTTTGGCTTGGCTGTTATTGGGCGGGGCTATGGTCACGGCGCGCTTTTCCTCGACTGTGCCGGGAGTGTCAACGAGCCGCGGCGGAAAAAAGTTGATCGTCGTCCCTGTGAACCCAGGCGACCCATAACCACCGATCATGATAAGGAAAACCGCATGGCCACAGCCCCACTGAGAGGCCGCGAGTATGGGTCCCTGCGTGCCGCCTTCGCTAAAGCTTCGGCGAGCCCAACGTCAAACCCCGGCGAAGCCTTGGCGAAGACGGGTCGCAGGGACGACGGCGAGTGGTATTCACCGTATGAATTAGTCGCTACCATTGCCCAATATTGACCTATGGATCGCATGGCCGCCCTCTCCCGAGACCAGATCACGACCTTCCTCCGCGGCATCAGCCTGCGGCAGGTCCGCCTTGTCACCGGGGTGATTTTGTTCGCCTATCTGGTCAGCCATTTCCTCAACCATGCGCTCGGCAACATCTCGCTCGAGGCGCTGGCGACCGGCGTCTATCTCCACACGTCGTTCTGGCAGTTCCTGCCGGTCACGGTCCTGTTCTACGCGGCATGCCTGGTGCACACCGCGCTCGGCATCTGGGCATTGTATGAACGCCGGCAATTCCGCTGGAAGGCGATCGAGCCGCTGCAGCTTGCACTCGGCCTCAGCGTGCCGATGCTGATCATCGCCCATATCATCGGCGTCCGGCTCGGCCAGACGCTCTACGGACATGAGAAACTCTATCCGCAGATCCTGTTCCTGTACTGGATCTGGGCGCCGTGGCGGATCTGGATGATGCTCGCGGTCATGACCATCGCTTGGGTGCATGGCTGCATCGGGCTGTATCTGTGGCTGCGGATGCGGGCGTTCTACAAGCGCGCAGCCCCGTTGCTGCTCGCCGCGGCGGTACTTATTCCGACGCTTTCCATGCTCGGCTTCTATCAGAGCGGGCGCATGGTGATTGACAATGACAGCGTGGAATGGCGGGCGGAAACCCAGTCGGAGCGCCAGATCGGCACGCGGGCCGAGGCGCAGGCGCTCGATCGCATCACCGACTATTTCCTGTTCGGCTATTTCGGCCTAATCGGCATCGCGCTGGTGGCGAGAGGCGTGCGCGCCATCAACGAGCGCCGCCGCGGCATGATCAGCCTGTCCTACGGCAACGGGCGCACCGTCCGTGTGCCGAAGGGCCTGAGCGTACTCGAGGCGAGCCTGCGCAACAACGTGCCGCATGCCAGCGTCTGCGGCGGCCGCGCCCGCTGCTCGACCTGCCGCATCCGCATCATCGGCGACTGCTCTGCGCTGCCAGAGCCGTCGCAGCGCGAGGCGTTCGTGCTTGGCCGGGTCGGCACCTCGGATCCATCCATCCGCCTCGCCTGTCAGTTGCGGCCGCCATCCGATCTCTCATTCTTTCAACTCTTCCTGCCGCTCACCTCCGCCGACGGTCACGAGTCGCACCCGACGCGGATTGGTCAGGAGCGCTATCTCGTCAGCCTGTTCGTGGACATGCGCGGCTCGACCAAGCTTGCGGAAAAGCGCCTGCCGTTCGACACCGTCTTCATCGTCAACCGGTTCCTCGGCGCGGTGTCGCAGGCGGTGCTCGCGAGCGGCGGCATGCCGAACCAGTTCGTCGGCGACGGCATGCTGGCGCTGTTCGGACTTTCGACCAGCCGGCAGGAAGCCTGCCGCCAGGCATTGCACGCGGCGGCGATGATCGCTGCCAACATCGACGAATTGAATAAATTTCTCGAACATGATTTGCGCGAACCGATCCGCTTCGGCATCGGCATCAACGGCGGCGAAGTGATCGTCGGTGATATCGGCTACCGCGATCACATGGTGTTCACCGCGCTCGGCGACGCCGTCAACGTCGCGGCGCGCCTGCAGGACATGACCAAGAGCCTTGCATGCGAAGTCGTCATCTCGGACGAAGTTCGCGCTACCGCTGGCCTCGCCGCCGATGCATTGCCGCAGCATGAAGTCGAGATCCGCGGACGCAACGAGCCGATGATCGTACGCAGCGTGACAGATGCGCGGATGCTGCCGGCGCTGGCTAACGAAGAGCAAAGCGCCGCCGCGTGAAATCACGCCGGCAATGGTGGTTCGAGGCGCATGAATAATCGTTCAGAAAAGTGTCGGCGAACGCGGCGCGGCCATGCCCAAGCGCGGCGCAGCCATGCTGAAGGCTCGCCGCCGCCACCCTCCAGGCGAAAGAATGGCGTCAACGCAGCGGATCGATCCACCCGCCAAAAATTGGAATTGCCGGCCGCCCGGCCGCGTCAAATGGACCGGAAACCCTCAAAACGGCCGGAATCGGCTGGGAATGGGGGCATTTTTGCCGAAACGGCCGGTCCGTTTACGCTACCCAGCCTGCCCCAACCCGCGTATCCTCATGCCTCGGGCATGC contains:
- a CDS encoding glycosyltransferase family 39 protein, translated to MRLVYASVLDLRTDEAYYWTWSKESALAFLDHPPGIAWLIRFGTAIFGDTNLGVRFGGIVAMLVTQLLLADIVRRVTHDVRAVIFAMLLPEAALYYGLLMAKVAPDTAMIPFAVAMLWALVRLHESGNPRWWLAAGLFAGLALLSKFTAIMLLPAVVAFVLVPDWRRRWLLSQYPWRAALIAAIVFSPVLIWNAQHDWASFRFQFVRAVATHQLSLRTVGEFIGLQFGLVGFVLLPVVLSGVMLTAWRGYRTREPVAILLSTAVLVPFLYFLWKSLTLRVGDTWPMFLWPAGFAATAINLVMLPREGFSEWMVQSTFRWARVAVISGIAFVVGVFFYYIAAPWNFIGRTDPIGGEAGYEQVATRARDQLRETGASWIATSDYRTYAMLRWYFKGQVPVIQINERGRFQGFRDPGMNLIKDHPGLYVAREPDHRLPLWNLTTAKRQPLERVERVWRGMVMDTYALEKLTGWTPELSPPPDSPLFRWRVLAGREAHDNRLS
- a CDS encoding YcjF family protein, with protein sequence MSEKTPHRRPATFKLGDPGVIVIDPDDTGRPARGTVQITPEADPALLPVPLDAPRVPMRRGFRWGALFWSAIGGLVLLGTGLGVVNLIEDLFARSQTLGYVALAFAAAAGLALTVVIAREAFGLARLAAIEKLHQRATEVLRSDDRAESRAVVNELLKLAHQNPQLARARATLASHADDIIDGADMIKLAERELMAPLDEEARRLVSTAAQRVSVVTAVSPRALIDVLFVFVAAMRLIRQLARLYGGRPGTLGMISLLRQIIGHLAITGGMAVGDSLVQQMLGHGIAAKLSQRLGEGVLNGLLTARLGLAAIDVTRPLPFTALPRPALSDLAKDLLSKREDEA
- a CDS encoding adenylate/guanylate cyclase domain-containing protein; its protein translation is MAALSRDQITTFLRGISLRQVRLVTGVILFAYLVSHFLNHALGNISLEALATGVYLHTSFWQFLPVTVLFYAACLVHTALGIWALYERRQFRWKAIEPLQLALGLSVPMLIIAHIIGVRLGQTLYGHEKLYPQILFLYWIWAPWRIWMMLAVMTIAWVHGCIGLYLWLRMRAFYKRAAPLLLAAAVLIPTLSMLGFYQSGRMVIDNDSVEWRAETQSERQIGTRAEAQALDRITDYFLFGYFGLIGIALVARGVRAINERRRGMISLSYGNGRTVRVPKGLSVLEASLRNNVPHASVCGGRARCSTCRIRIIGDCSALPEPSQREAFVLGRVGTSDPSIRLACQLRPPSDLSFFQLFLPLTSADGHESHPTRIGQERYLVSLFVDMRGSTKLAEKRLPFDTVFIVNRFLGAVSQAVLASGGMPNQFVGDGMLALFGLSTSRQEACRQALHAAAMIAANIDELNKFLEHDLREPIRFGIGINGGEVIVGDIGYRDHMVFTALGDAVNVAARLQDMTKSLACEVVISDEVRATAGLAADALPQHEVEIRGRNEPMIVRSVTDARMLPALANEEQSAAA
- a CDS encoding SDR family oxidoreductase, which produces MQVTGKVVVVTGGANGIGKAMCEAFHREGAAKIVVADIDPDGARAVATPISGAAFKCDVGKEKDVLHVIEETEHQFGPIALFCSNAGIGGGFDPLSVNAGGNSDEPWQRSWAVHVMAHVYAARHLIPRMKARGGGYFLNTISAAGLLSQVGSPAYSTTKHAAVGFAENLAISHKADNIKVSILCPQGVDTNMLRSIPKGPQSGDGDLSPEQVAQDVLKGLEEETFVILPHPQVLGYMRKKTENYDRWIAGMAKIQAKMREAYGK
- a CDS encoding YcjX family protein produces the protein MAPSFSDIVEEARLSARALLDYGDSFFNPTVRLGVTGLSRAGKTVFITALIHGLTRGGRFPVFEPYASGRIAGARLAPQPDDAVPRFDYENHVRTLIEQRRWPNSTTDISELRLVIDYQRQNGADRTLTIDIVDYPGEWLLDLPLLNRSFEQWSAESLALSREGPRATLAAPWHAHLKALQPESRENEQATLAAARLFTDYLRACRDERFAMSLLPPGRFLMPGNLAGSPALTFAPLDVPIDGAAPDGSLWAMMRRRYEAYKDVVVRPFFRDHFARLDRQIVLVDALAAFNAGPEALHDLEAALAGILDCFRIGRSTILSSLFRPRIDRILFAATKADHLHHSSHDRLEAVLRRAAAKAADRAEYAGAAIDVVALSAVRATREAMVTRGREKLPSILGTPAPGETANGEAFDGETEVATFPGDLPADPEELFKGGFRGLSSIPSDSADFRFLRFRPPLLERTGKDEPALPHIRLDRALQFLIGDRLQ
- the trhA gene encoding PAQR family membrane homeostasis protein TrhA — its product is MTIFRLKQIASTSIHAAAGAMHWNYDRAELIADGVVHIVGVCFGLIAATALIVLTAVYAGAFEITVVSVYVTGLLAMLTLSAVYNLWPVSRAKWVLRRFDHSAIYLLIAATYTPFIVELRDSYLAIALLTGVWCIAIAGVVLKLALPGRYDRLAVGLYLALGWSGVTLYDAVVKAVPPLALGFLVAGGVLYSLGVIFHSWQRLRFQNAIWHGFVLLGAACHYTAILDMVVLT